A section of the Salmo salar chromosome ssa05, Ssal_v3.1, whole genome shotgun sequence genome encodes:
- the LOC106605342 gene encoding SWI/SNF complex subunit SMARCC1 isoform X1 — MATAATAAGGTGSGGPAVGPMGVGTAVGRKKDGGPSSKYWESAETVSQIDSVRQWIGKHYKKYVQADSPSNKSLAGLVVQLLQFQEDAFGRRVNNPALTKLPTKSFLDFKAGGALCHILGSTYKFKSEQGWRRFDLQNPSRMDRNVEMFLNVEKTLVQNNCLTRPTVFLVPDMEQKQANKLKDIIKRHQGSITEDKSKATHHIYPSPTQQEDEEWLRPVMRKDKQVLVHWGMYPDSYDTWVSTSDVEGDVEDPPISEKPWKVHAKWVLDTDAFNEWMNEEDYEVDENKKTVSFRQRIFPKEEESSRTPDRKERKANAAGKKRRRSPSPPTTPAESRKKGGKKGNPGSHWKRRGHRGEEEEEEEDLTKDMEDPSPVPSMEEVTLPKNVNPKKDSENTPVKGGAVADLDDLEDDSVVSGGKEEEEQGKAEVNRLIDSSEDNVTEQTHHIIIPSYAAWFDYNCIHEIERRALPEFFNGKNKSKSPEIYLAYRNFMIDTYRLNPQEYLTSTSCRRNLTGDVCAVMRVHAFLEQWGLVNYQVDAESRPLPMGPPPTPHFNVLADTPSGLTPMHHRPPQIPSGQQMLNFPEKGKDKPSDMQNFGLRNDLYSKKNPKSKGTSGGREWTEQETLLLLEALEMYKDDWNKVSEHVGSRTQDECILHFLRLPIEDPYLENSESSLGPLAYQPVPFSQSGNPVMSTVAFLASVVDPRVASAAAKAALEEFSRVREEVPAELVEAHVKKVQEAARSTGKVDPAYGLESSGIAGTAPEEPEKTAPPSLSVTVEPAETEKMDTDSDSQQPDKAESKDEAEKPSESAEKLAEGEKVKSEAAEPSEREERESEGGEGKATADKDKEVAMETSEEDKAKEEQGAMEEEERKKLEPDGGDGNIATAAAAALASAATKAKHLAAVEERKIKSLVALLVETQMKKLEIKLRHFEELETIMDREKEALELQRQQLLTERQAFHMEQLKYAEMKARQQMEQQQANAAAQGPAPHHGPPGPGMHHGPPHHGPPPGMHSGHGPPGPGFHPMGPHHPQQTGPMGGPGQPLPGRMMPGGPPTGSMPPMMGPRHPGAPNGMYPGPSPVQADGMPPASVGPQAAAPARVADS, encoded by the exons ATGGCGACAGCGGCAACTGCAGCGGGTGGAACGGGTTCAGGGGGACCAGCAGTCGGCCCTATGGGCGTCGGTACTGCAGTGGGCCGTAAGAAAGATGGAGGTCCTTCCTCGAAATACTGGGAGAGCGCAGAAACGGTCTCTCAGATCGATTCGGTGCGCCAATGGATCGGGAAACATTACAAGAAG TATGTACAGGCAGACTCTCCCTCCAATAAATCCCTGGCAGGGCTGGTGGTGCAGCTGCTTCAGTTCCAGGAAGATGCTTTCGGGCGGAGGGTCAACAACCCTGCCCTCACCAAGTTACCT ACCAAGAGCTTCCTGGACTTCAAGGCAGGGGGTGCTCTGTGTCACATCCTGGGCTCTACCTACAAGTTCAAGAGCGAGCAGGGCTG GCGTAGGTTTGACCTGCAGAACCCCTCCAGGATGGACAGGAATGTAGAGATGTTCTTGAATGTAGAGAAGACCCTTGTTCAGAATAACTGCCTGACTCGACCAACCGTATTCCTGGTGCCTGACATGGAGCAGAAGCAGGCCAATAAGCTGAAGGACATCATCAAGCGACACCAG GGCTCCATCACTGAGGACAAGTCTAAGGCCACCCATCATATCTACCCCTCTCCAACCCAGCAGGAGGATG AGGAGTGGCTGCGTCCGGTCATGCGTAAGGACAAGCAGGTGCTGGTGCACTGGGGCATGTACCCAGACAG TTATGACACCTGGGTGTCCACCAGCGACGTGGAAGGGGATGTGGAGGACCCACCCATCTCTGAGAAGCCCTGGAAG gtgCATGCCAAGTGGGTCCTGGACACCGACGCCTTCAACGAGTGGATGAATGAGGAAGACTATGAGGTGGACGAGAACAAGAAGACTGTGAGCTTCCGCCAGAGGATCTTCCcgaaggaggaggag TCTTCCCGTACACCCGATCGTAAGGAGCGCAAGGCCAACGCCGCCGGGAAGAAGAGGAGGCGCTCGCCATCTCCCCCGACCACCCCAGCCGAGTCCCGCAAGAAAGGCGGCAAGAAGGG GAACCCTGGGTCTCACTGGAAGCGTCGTGGACACCgtggcgaggaggaggaggaggaagaggacctgACCAAGGACATGGAGGACCCCTCGCCTGTTCCCAGCATGGAGGAGGTTACTTTGCCCAAGAACG TGAACCCTAAGAAAGATAGCGAGAACACCCCAGTGAAGGGAGGGGCAGTGGCTGATTTGG ATGATCTGGAGGATGACTCTGTGGTCTCCGGAGGCAAG gaggaggaggagcagggcaAGGCCGAGGTCAACCGCCTCATCGACTCCAGCGAGGACAACGTGACCGAGCAGACCCACCACATCATCATCCCCAGCTACGCCGCCTGGTTCGACTACAACTG TATCCATGAGATTGAGAGGCGTGCACTGCCGGAGTTCTTCAACGGCAAGAACAAGTCCAAGTCCCCAGAAAT ATACCTGGCCTACCGTAACTTCATGATCGACACGTACCGGCTCAACCCCCAGGAGTACCTGACCTCCACCTCCTGCCGCAGGAACCTGACCGGAGACGTGTGTGCCGTCATGAG GGTGCATGCCTTCCTGGAGCAGTGGGGGCTGGTGAACTACCAGGTGGATGCTGAGAGCCGGCCCCTCCCCATGGGCCCCCCGCCCACCCCCCACTTCAACGTGCTGGCTGACACCCCCTCTGGCCTGACGCCGATGCACCACCGGCCCCCACAG ATCCCCTCCGGCCAGCAGATGCTCAACTTCCCAGAGAAGGGCAAAGACAAGCCCTCTGACATGCAGAACTTTGGCCTGCGTAACGACCTCTACTCCAAGAAGAACCCCAAGAGCAAAGGAACCAGCGGCGGCCGGGAGTGGACCGAGCAGGAGACTCTGCTCCTATTGGAG GCTCTGGAGATGTACAAGGACGACTGGAACAAGGTGTCGGAGCATGTGGGCTCGCGCACCCAGGACGAGTGTATCCTGCACTTCCTGCGTCTGCCCATCGAGGACCCCTACCTGGAGAACTCTGAGTCGTCCCTGGGCCCCCTGGCCTACCAGCCCGTACCCTTCAGCCAGTCAGGCAACCCCGTCATGAGCACCGTGGCCTTCCTGGCCTCCGTGGTGGACCCCCGTGTGGCCTCCGCCGCCGCCAAGGCAGCCCTGG aggaGTTTAGCCGTGTGCGTGAGGAGGTGCCAGCAGAGCTGGTGGAGGCTCATGTGAAGAAGGTGCAGGAGGCGGCCCGCAGCACGGGCAAGGTAGACCCCGCCTATGGCCTGGAGAGCAGCGGCATCGCAGGAACCGCCCCCGAGGAGCCCGAGAAGaccg cccctccctctctctctgtcactgtagAGCCAGCAGAGACCGAGAAGATGGACACAGACTCCGACTCCCAGCAGCCTGACAAG GCTGAGTCTAAGGACGAGGCGGAGAAGCCCAGTGAGTCTGCTGAGAAGCTGGCCGAGGGAGAGAAGGTGAAGAGCGAGGCGGCCGAACCGTCTgaacgggaggagagagagagtgagggaggagagggcaaGGCTACAGCAG ACAAAGACAAGGAGGTGGCCATGGAGACCTCAGAGGAGGACAAAGCGAAGGAGGAGCAGGGAgcgatggaggaagaggagaggaagaagctaGAGCCGGACGGGGGGGATGGGAACATAGCCACTGCAGCCGCCGCTGCCCTCGCCTCAGCTGCCACCAAGGCCAAG CACCTGGCGgcggtggaggagaggaagatcaAGTCTCTGGTGGCTCTGCTGGTGGAGACTCAGATGAAGAAGCTGGAGATCAAGCTCAGACACTTTGAGGAGCTGGAGACCATCATGGACCGAGAGAAAGAGGCT TTGGAGTTGCAGAGGCAGCAGCTGCTGACGGAGCGCCAGGCCTTCCACATGGAGCAGCTGAAGTATGCTGAGATGAAGGCCCGCCAGCAGATGGAGCAGCAGCAGGCCAACGCAGCGGCCCAGGGCCCCGCACCCCACCATGGCCCCCCAGGGCCAGGCATGCACCACGGACCCCCCCACCACGGACCCCCTCCCGGCATGCACTCCGGACATGGCCCCCCCGGCCCCGGGTTCCACCCCATGGGTCCCCACCACCCGCAACAGACag GACCAATGGGAGGGCCCGGTCAACCCTTACCAGGTCGCATGATGCCTGGCGGCCCCCCCACTGGCAGCATGCCTCCCATGATGGGTCCCCGCCACCCTGGAGCCCCCAACGGCATGT accCTGGCCCCTCGCCTGTACAGGCTGATGGTATGCCCCCAGCGTCTGTGGGACCTCAAGCGGCAGCCCCAGCACGAGTTGCTGACAGCTAA
- the LOC106605342 gene encoding SWI/SNF complex subunit SMARCC1 isoform X3 has protein sequence MATAATAAGGTGSGGPAVGPMGVGTAVGRKKDGGPSSKYWESAETVSQIDSVRQWIGKHYKKYVQADSPSNKSLAGLVVQLLQFQEDAFGRRVNNPALTKLPTKSFLDFKAGGALCHILGSTYKFKSEQGWRRFDLQNPSRMDRNVEMFLNVEKTLVQNNCLTRPTVFLVPDMEQKQANKLKDIIKRHQGSITEDKSKATHHIYPSPTQQEDEEWLRPVMRKDKQVLVHWGMYPDSYDTWVSTSDVEGDVEDPPISEKPWKVHAKWVLDTDAFNEWMNEEDYEVDENKKTVSFRQRIFPKEEESSRTPDRKERKANAAGKKRRRSPSPPTTPAESRKKGGKKGNPGSHWKRRGHRGEEEEEEEDLTKDMEDPSPVPSMEEVTLPKNVNPKKDSENTPVKGGAVADLDDLEDDSVVSGGKEEEEQGKAEVNRLIDSSEDNVTEQTHHIIIPSYAAWFDYNCIHEIERRALPEFFNGKNKSKSPEIYLAYRNFMIDTYRLNPQEYLTSTSCRRNLTGDVCAVMRVHAFLEQWGLVNYQVDAESRPLPMGPPPTPHFNVLADTPSGLTPMHHRPPQIPSGQQMLNFPEKGKDKPSDMQNFGLRNDLYSKKNPKSKGTSGGREWTEQETLLLLEALEMYKDDWNKVSEHVGSRTQDECILHFLRLPIEDPYLENSESSLGPLAYQPVPFSQSGNPVMSTVAFLASVVDPRVASAAAKAALEEFSRVREEVPAELVEAHVKKVQEAARSTGKVDPAYGLESSGIAGTAPEEPEKTEPAETEKMDTDSDSQQPDKAESKDEAEKPSESAEKLAEGEKVKSEAAEPSEREERESEGGEGKATADKDKEVAMETSEEDKAKEEQGAMEEEERKKLEPDGGDGNIATAAAAALASAATKAKHLAAVEERKIKSLVALLVETQMKKLEIKLRHFEELETIMDREKEALELQRQQLLTERQAFHMEQLKYAEMKARQQMEQQQANAAAQGPAPHHGPPGPGMHHGPPHHGPPPGMHSGHGPPGPGFHPMGPHHPQQTGPMGGPGQPLPGRMMPGGPPTGSMPPMMGPRHPGAPNGMYPGPSPVQADGMPPASVGPQAAAPARVADS, from the exons ATGGCGACAGCGGCAACTGCAGCGGGTGGAACGGGTTCAGGGGGACCAGCAGTCGGCCCTATGGGCGTCGGTACTGCAGTGGGCCGTAAGAAAGATGGAGGTCCTTCCTCGAAATACTGGGAGAGCGCAGAAACGGTCTCTCAGATCGATTCGGTGCGCCAATGGATCGGGAAACATTACAAGAAG TATGTACAGGCAGACTCTCCCTCCAATAAATCCCTGGCAGGGCTGGTGGTGCAGCTGCTTCAGTTCCAGGAAGATGCTTTCGGGCGGAGGGTCAACAACCCTGCCCTCACCAAGTTACCT ACCAAGAGCTTCCTGGACTTCAAGGCAGGGGGTGCTCTGTGTCACATCCTGGGCTCTACCTACAAGTTCAAGAGCGAGCAGGGCTG GCGTAGGTTTGACCTGCAGAACCCCTCCAGGATGGACAGGAATGTAGAGATGTTCTTGAATGTAGAGAAGACCCTTGTTCAGAATAACTGCCTGACTCGACCAACCGTATTCCTGGTGCCTGACATGGAGCAGAAGCAGGCCAATAAGCTGAAGGACATCATCAAGCGACACCAG GGCTCCATCACTGAGGACAAGTCTAAGGCCACCCATCATATCTACCCCTCTCCAACCCAGCAGGAGGATG AGGAGTGGCTGCGTCCGGTCATGCGTAAGGACAAGCAGGTGCTGGTGCACTGGGGCATGTACCCAGACAG TTATGACACCTGGGTGTCCACCAGCGACGTGGAAGGGGATGTGGAGGACCCACCCATCTCTGAGAAGCCCTGGAAG gtgCATGCCAAGTGGGTCCTGGACACCGACGCCTTCAACGAGTGGATGAATGAGGAAGACTATGAGGTGGACGAGAACAAGAAGACTGTGAGCTTCCGCCAGAGGATCTTCCcgaaggaggaggag TCTTCCCGTACACCCGATCGTAAGGAGCGCAAGGCCAACGCCGCCGGGAAGAAGAGGAGGCGCTCGCCATCTCCCCCGACCACCCCAGCCGAGTCCCGCAAGAAAGGCGGCAAGAAGGG GAACCCTGGGTCTCACTGGAAGCGTCGTGGACACCgtggcgaggaggaggaggaggaagaggacctgACCAAGGACATGGAGGACCCCTCGCCTGTTCCCAGCATGGAGGAGGTTACTTTGCCCAAGAACG TGAACCCTAAGAAAGATAGCGAGAACACCCCAGTGAAGGGAGGGGCAGTGGCTGATTTGG ATGATCTGGAGGATGACTCTGTGGTCTCCGGAGGCAAG gaggaggaggagcagggcaAGGCCGAGGTCAACCGCCTCATCGACTCCAGCGAGGACAACGTGACCGAGCAGACCCACCACATCATCATCCCCAGCTACGCCGCCTGGTTCGACTACAACTG TATCCATGAGATTGAGAGGCGTGCACTGCCGGAGTTCTTCAACGGCAAGAACAAGTCCAAGTCCCCAGAAAT ATACCTGGCCTACCGTAACTTCATGATCGACACGTACCGGCTCAACCCCCAGGAGTACCTGACCTCCACCTCCTGCCGCAGGAACCTGACCGGAGACGTGTGTGCCGTCATGAG GGTGCATGCCTTCCTGGAGCAGTGGGGGCTGGTGAACTACCAGGTGGATGCTGAGAGCCGGCCCCTCCCCATGGGCCCCCCGCCCACCCCCCACTTCAACGTGCTGGCTGACACCCCCTCTGGCCTGACGCCGATGCACCACCGGCCCCCACAG ATCCCCTCCGGCCAGCAGATGCTCAACTTCCCAGAGAAGGGCAAAGACAAGCCCTCTGACATGCAGAACTTTGGCCTGCGTAACGACCTCTACTCCAAGAAGAACCCCAAGAGCAAAGGAACCAGCGGCGGCCGGGAGTGGACCGAGCAGGAGACTCTGCTCCTATTGGAG GCTCTGGAGATGTACAAGGACGACTGGAACAAGGTGTCGGAGCATGTGGGCTCGCGCACCCAGGACGAGTGTATCCTGCACTTCCTGCGTCTGCCCATCGAGGACCCCTACCTGGAGAACTCTGAGTCGTCCCTGGGCCCCCTGGCCTACCAGCCCGTACCCTTCAGCCAGTCAGGCAACCCCGTCATGAGCACCGTGGCCTTCCTGGCCTCCGTGGTGGACCCCCGTGTGGCCTCCGCCGCCGCCAAGGCAGCCCTGG aggaGTTTAGCCGTGTGCGTGAGGAGGTGCCAGCAGAGCTGGTGGAGGCTCATGTGAAGAAGGTGCAGGAGGCGGCCCGCAGCACGGGCAAGGTAGACCCCGCCTATGGCCTGGAGAGCAGCGGCATCGCAGGAACCGCCCCCGAGGAGCCCGAGAAGaccg AGCCAGCAGAGACCGAGAAGATGGACACAGACTCCGACTCCCAGCAGCCTGACAAG GCTGAGTCTAAGGACGAGGCGGAGAAGCCCAGTGAGTCTGCTGAGAAGCTGGCCGAGGGAGAGAAGGTGAAGAGCGAGGCGGCCGAACCGTCTgaacgggaggagagagagagtgagggaggagagggcaaGGCTACAGCAG ACAAAGACAAGGAGGTGGCCATGGAGACCTCAGAGGAGGACAAAGCGAAGGAGGAGCAGGGAgcgatggaggaagaggagaggaagaagctaGAGCCGGACGGGGGGGATGGGAACATAGCCACTGCAGCCGCCGCTGCCCTCGCCTCAGCTGCCACCAAGGCCAAG CACCTGGCGgcggtggaggagaggaagatcaAGTCTCTGGTGGCTCTGCTGGTGGAGACTCAGATGAAGAAGCTGGAGATCAAGCTCAGACACTTTGAGGAGCTGGAGACCATCATGGACCGAGAGAAAGAGGCT TTGGAGTTGCAGAGGCAGCAGCTGCTGACGGAGCGCCAGGCCTTCCACATGGAGCAGCTGAAGTATGCTGAGATGAAGGCCCGCCAGCAGATGGAGCAGCAGCAGGCCAACGCAGCGGCCCAGGGCCCCGCACCCCACCATGGCCCCCCAGGGCCAGGCATGCACCACGGACCCCCCCACCACGGACCCCCTCCCGGCATGCACTCCGGACATGGCCCCCCCGGCCCCGGGTTCCACCCCATGGGTCCCCACCACCCGCAACAGACag GACCAATGGGAGGGCCCGGTCAACCCTTACCAGGTCGCATGATGCCTGGCGGCCCCCCCACTGGCAGCATGCCTCCCATGATGGGTCCCCGCCACCCTGGAGCCCCCAACGGCATGT accCTGGCCCCTCGCCTGTACAGGCTGATGGTATGCCCCCAGCGTCTGTGGGACCTCAAGCGGCAGCCCCAGCACGAGTTGCTGACAGCTAA
- the LOC106605342 gene encoding SWI/SNF complex subunit SMARCC1 isoform X2, with translation MATAATAAGGTGSGGPAVGPMGVGTAVGRKKDGGPSSKYWESAETVSQIDSVRQWIGKHYKKYVQADSPSNKSLAGLVVQLLQFQEDAFGRRVNNPALTKLPTKSFLDFKAGGALCHILGSTYKFKSEQGWRRFDLQNPSRMDRNVEMFLNVEKTLVQNNCLTRPTVFLVPDMEQKQANKLKDIIKRHQGSITEDKSKATHHIYPSPTQQEDEEWLRPVMRKDKQVLVHWGMYPDSYDTWVSTSDVEGDVEDPPISEKPWKVHAKWVLDTDAFNEWMNEEDYEVDENKKTVSFRQRIFPKEEEERKANAAGKKRRRSPSPPTTPAESRKKGGKKGNPGSHWKRRGHRGEEEEEEEDLTKDMEDPSPVPSMEEVTLPKNVNPKKDSENTPVKGGAVADLDDLEDDSVVSGGKEEEEQGKAEVNRLIDSSEDNVTEQTHHIIIPSYAAWFDYNCIHEIERRALPEFFNGKNKSKSPEIYLAYRNFMIDTYRLNPQEYLTSTSCRRNLTGDVCAVMRVHAFLEQWGLVNYQVDAESRPLPMGPPPTPHFNVLADTPSGLTPMHHRPPQIPSGQQMLNFPEKGKDKPSDMQNFGLRNDLYSKKNPKSKGTSGGREWTEQETLLLLEALEMYKDDWNKVSEHVGSRTQDECILHFLRLPIEDPYLENSESSLGPLAYQPVPFSQSGNPVMSTVAFLASVVDPRVASAAAKAALEEFSRVREEVPAELVEAHVKKVQEAARSTGKVDPAYGLESSGIAGTAPEEPEKTAPPSLSVTVEPAETEKMDTDSDSQQPDKAESKDEAEKPSESAEKLAEGEKVKSEAAEPSEREERESEGGEGKATADKDKEVAMETSEEDKAKEEQGAMEEEERKKLEPDGGDGNIATAAAAALASAATKAKHLAAVEERKIKSLVALLVETQMKKLEIKLRHFEELETIMDREKEALELQRQQLLTERQAFHMEQLKYAEMKARQQMEQQQANAAAQGPAPHHGPPGPGMHHGPPHHGPPPGMHSGHGPPGPGFHPMGPHHPQQTGPMGGPGQPLPGRMMPGGPPTGSMPPMMGPRHPGAPNGMYPGPSPVQADGMPPASVGPQAAAPARVADS, from the exons ATGGCGACAGCGGCAACTGCAGCGGGTGGAACGGGTTCAGGGGGACCAGCAGTCGGCCCTATGGGCGTCGGTACTGCAGTGGGCCGTAAGAAAGATGGAGGTCCTTCCTCGAAATACTGGGAGAGCGCAGAAACGGTCTCTCAGATCGATTCGGTGCGCCAATGGATCGGGAAACATTACAAGAAG TATGTACAGGCAGACTCTCCCTCCAATAAATCCCTGGCAGGGCTGGTGGTGCAGCTGCTTCAGTTCCAGGAAGATGCTTTCGGGCGGAGGGTCAACAACCCTGCCCTCACCAAGTTACCT ACCAAGAGCTTCCTGGACTTCAAGGCAGGGGGTGCTCTGTGTCACATCCTGGGCTCTACCTACAAGTTCAAGAGCGAGCAGGGCTG GCGTAGGTTTGACCTGCAGAACCCCTCCAGGATGGACAGGAATGTAGAGATGTTCTTGAATGTAGAGAAGACCCTTGTTCAGAATAACTGCCTGACTCGACCAACCGTATTCCTGGTGCCTGACATGGAGCAGAAGCAGGCCAATAAGCTGAAGGACATCATCAAGCGACACCAG GGCTCCATCACTGAGGACAAGTCTAAGGCCACCCATCATATCTACCCCTCTCCAACCCAGCAGGAGGATG AGGAGTGGCTGCGTCCGGTCATGCGTAAGGACAAGCAGGTGCTGGTGCACTGGGGCATGTACCCAGACAG TTATGACACCTGGGTGTCCACCAGCGACGTGGAAGGGGATGTGGAGGACCCACCCATCTCTGAGAAGCCCTGGAAG gtgCATGCCAAGTGGGTCCTGGACACCGACGCCTTCAACGAGTGGATGAATGAGGAAGACTATGAGGTGGACGAGAACAAGAAGACTGTGAGCTTCCGCCAGAGGATCTTCCcgaaggaggaggag GAGCGCAAGGCCAACGCCGCCGGGAAGAAGAGGAGGCGCTCGCCATCTCCCCCGACCACCCCAGCCGAGTCCCGCAAGAAAGGCGGCAAGAAGGG GAACCCTGGGTCTCACTGGAAGCGTCGTGGACACCgtggcgaggaggaggaggaggaagaggacctgACCAAGGACATGGAGGACCCCTCGCCTGTTCCCAGCATGGAGGAGGTTACTTTGCCCAAGAACG TGAACCCTAAGAAAGATAGCGAGAACACCCCAGTGAAGGGAGGGGCAGTGGCTGATTTGG ATGATCTGGAGGATGACTCTGTGGTCTCCGGAGGCAAG gaggaggaggagcagggcaAGGCCGAGGTCAACCGCCTCATCGACTCCAGCGAGGACAACGTGACCGAGCAGACCCACCACATCATCATCCCCAGCTACGCCGCCTGGTTCGACTACAACTG TATCCATGAGATTGAGAGGCGTGCACTGCCGGAGTTCTTCAACGGCAAGAACAAGTCCAAGTCCCCAGAAAT ATACCTGGCCTACCGTAACTTCATGATCGACACGTACCGGCTCAACCCCCAGGAGTACCTGACCTCCACCTCCTGCCGCAGGAACCTGACCGGAGACGTGTGTGCCGTCATGAG GGTGCATGCCTTCCTGGAGCAGTGGGGGCTGGTGAACTACCAGGTGGATGCTGAGAGCCGGCCCCTCCCCATGGGCCCCCCGCCCACCCCCCACTTCAACGTGCTGGCTGACACCCCCTCTGGCCTGACGCCGATGCACCACCGGCCCCCACAG ATCCCCTCCGGCCAGCAGATGCTCAACTTCCCAGAGAAGGGCAAAGACAAGCCCTCTGACATGCAGAACTTTGGCCTGCGTAACGACCTCTACTCCAAGAAGAACCCCAAGAGCAAAGGAACCAGCGGCGGCCGGGAGTGGACCGAGCAGGAGACTCTGCTCCTATTGGAG GCTCTGGAGATGTACAAGGACGACTGGAACAAGGTGTCGGAGCATGTGGGCTCGCGCACCCAGGACGAGTGTATCCTGCACTTCCTGCGTCTGCCCATCGAGGACCCCTACCTGGAGAACTCTGAGTCGTCCCTGGGCCCCCTGGCCTACCAGCCCGTACCCTTCAGCCAGTCAGGCAACCCCGTCATGAGCACCGTGGCCTTCCTGGCCTCCGTGGTGGACCCCCGTGTGGCCTCCGCCGCCGCCAAGGCAGCCCTGG aggaGTTTAGCCGTGTGCGTGAGGAGGTGCCAGCAGAGCTGGTGGAGGCTCATGTGAAGAAGGTGCAGGAGGCGGCCCGCAGCACGGGCAAGGTAGACCCCGCCTATGGCCTGGAGAGCAGCGGCATCGCAGGAACCGCCCCCGAGGAGCCCGAGAAGaccg cccctccctctctctctgtcactgtagAGCCAGCAGAGACCGAGAAGATGGACACAGACTCCGACTCCCAGCAGCCTGACAAG GCTGAGTCTAAGGACGAGGCGGAGAAGCCCAGTGAGTCTGCTGAGAAGCTGGCCGAGGGAGAGAAGGTGAAGAGCGAGGCGGCCGAACCGTCTgaacgggaggagagagagagtgagggaggagagggcaaGGCTACAGCAG ACAAAGACAAGGAGGTGGCCATGGAGACCTCAGAGGAGGACAAAGCGAAGGAGGAGCAGGGAgcgatggaggaagaggagaggaagaagctaGAGCCGGACGGGGGGGATGGGAACATAGCCACTGCAGCCGCCGCTGCCCTCGCCTCAGCTGCCACCAAGGCCAAG CACCTGGCGgcggtggaggagaggaagatcaAGTCTCTGGTGGCTCTGCTGGTGGAGACTCAGATGAAGAAGCTGGAGATCAAGCTCAGACACTTTGAGGAGCTGGAGACCATCATGGACCGAGAGAAAGAGGCT TTGGAGTTGCAGAGGCAGCAGCTGCTGACGGAGCGCCAGGCCTTCCACATGGAGCAGCTGAAGTATGCTGAGATGAAGGCCCGCCAGCAGATGGAGCAGCAGCAGGCCAACGCAGCGGCCCAGGGCCCCGCACCCCACCATGGCCCCCCAGGGCCAGGCATGCACCACGGACCCCCCCACCACGGACCCCCTCCCGGCATGCACTCCGGACATGGCCCCCCCGGCCCCGGGTTCCACCCCATGGGTCCCCACCACCCGCAACAGACag GACCAATGGGAGGGCCCGGTCAACCCTTACCAGGTCGCATGATGCCTGGCGGCCCCCCCACTGGCAGCATGCCTCCCATGATGGGTCCCCGCCACCCTGGAGCCCCCAACGGCATGT accCTGGCCCCTCGCCTGTACAGGCTGATGGTATGCCCCCAGCGTCTGTGGGACCTCAAGCGGCAGCCCCAGCACGAGTTGCTGACAGCTAA